Proteins encoded by one window of Lathyrus oleraceus cultivar Zhongwan6 chromosome 1, CAAS_Psat_ZW6_1.0, whole genome shotgun sequence:
- the LOC127081864 gene encoding stress response protein NST1 isoform X2, producing the protein MPVSDSPSVSDDPSLQEEEDDEEGSEEEEEVEEEEDQDQEDEEVEEEEEEVEEVEEEEEEVEEVEEEVKEEVEEEEEEEEEVEEEEEEEETVEVEEEEEEVEEEVEEEEEEVEEEEEEQETVVEKKNEDKDEIPVSLPDENELNKETVEEEEEEEEEEEEEEEEKEEAIEMEEEEKQETVVEEKDKDKNGVPDSLPDTDKHSKDSCQNMELDVKEENLGSVSSVPENPEVIRSSHDMEESNVVLLASGPPHEELTLKQEVSSPPKPSENLISAEDEKNQGLNVDAENSGYLQKKTFGGCSEPVCNSKASLSDVKDIDSRATKSSSNNTVKDVVTGIIPRDDFVENSDGGQNSKEKIKQSETESRVDVKQKPSRARSPSPSAQITDGNKRRAVICAFFAKGWCIRGSSCSFLHIKDSASNTDQGAEGNLVNAHQKRELKLEKVKENVGVSRTNEGEASPRWHPSHEKEKFPTRDSLFPKKTSNNYFSSNLSSYSSRAEGMASIRNQHVYRGYTPTKDFNSSLGASALDSQKLLNSDKEYHAYKSTFSSDREDLGGSSRVSPHANGYKLKTRSYDWEPSVPFRPSFFITSMNVSSPGDLYDPLRDSIEIPNIGDGSLKASLLIRGSSIQASSQLRTYDDSAAVGKHMSDLNDDKSSVSSHNKFYENEPNRSSVPRGKDSLATKTEITSGTCANYQNGNIDVGQNAFGVEDRIETTKKRTKHDARHHGDGSEHKNKRVARDDKIHEMEVDFQTDGSMHKETKALKIFRAALVDLAKELLKPFWHEGRLSKEAHITIVKKSVDKVVSTLEPHQIPTNEDSAQQYISSCRPKITKDMSINMANLDMQAQTPSLYSF; encoded by the exons ATGCCTGTTTCTGATTCTCCATCTGTGTCAGATGATCCTTCTCTTCAAGAagaggaagatgatgaagaaggctccgaggaagaagaagaagtagAAGAGGAAGAAGATCAAGATCAGGAAGACGAAGAAGttgaagaagaagaggaagaggtcgaagaagttgaagaagaagaggaagaggTCGAAGAAGTTGAAGAGGAGGTGAAGGAAGAAGTTGAAGAAGAagaggaggaggaggaggaagttGAAGAGGAGGAGGAGGAAGAAGAAACAGTAGAGGTGGAAGAggaggaggaagaagttgaagaggaagttgaggaggaggaagaagaagttgaagaagaagaggaagaacAAGAAACAGTAGTAGAGAAGAAAAATGAAGACAAAGATGAGATTCCAGTTTCTCTGCCTGATGAGAATGAGCTTAACAAAG AAACTGTggaagaggaagaggaagaggaagaggaggaggaggaagaagaagaagaaaaagaagaagcaaTAGAGATGGAAGAAGAGGAAAAACAAGAAACTGTAGTAGAGGAGAAAGATAAAGACAAAAATGGGGTTCCGGATTCTCTTCCTGACACGGATAAACATAGCAAAG ATTCATGCCAAAACATGGAGCTTGATGTAAAAGAGGAGAATTTGGGTTCAGTTTCTTCTGTGCCTGAGAATCCTGAAGTAATACGGTCATCACATGATATGGAAGAGAGCAATGTCGTGCTTTTAGCATCTGGTCCGCCGCATGAGGAATTGACATTGAAACAAGAAGTTTCTAGTCCTCCAAAACCAAGTGAAAACTTGATTTCTGCTGAAGATGAGAAAAATCAAGGCTTAAATGTTGATGCTGAAAATTCTGGATATCTTCAGAAGAAAACCTTTGGAGGATGCAGTGAACCAGTTTGCAATAGCAAAGCTTCTTTATCTGATGTTAAGGACATTGATTCTAGGGCCACCAAGTCATCTAGTAATAATACGGTAAAAGACGTGGTTACTGGAATCATACCAAGAGATGATTTTGTCGAGAATTCTGATGGTGGTCAGAACTCTAAGGAGAAAATTAAGCAGTCAGAGACGGAGTCAAGGGTTGATGTGAAACAAAAGCCATCAAG GGCTAGAAGTCCGTCTCCCAGTGCTCAGATTACAGACGGAAACAAAAGACGTGCAGTTATATGTGCTTTTTTCGCTAAAGGTTGGTGCATCAGAGGTAGTTCTTGTAGCTTTCTTCATATAAAAGATAGTGCGAGTAATACCGACCAGGGAGCTGAAGGAAACCTAGTTAATGCACATCAGAAGAGGGAATTGAAATTGGAAAAAG TTAAGGAAAATGTTGGCGTGTCAAGAACG AATGAGGGAGAAGCAAGTCCAAGATGGCATCCATCTCATGAAAAAGAGAAGTTTCCGACGAGGGACAGCTTGTTTCCAAAGAAGACATCAAACAATTATTTCAGCTCAAATCTTTCCTCGTATTCATCCCGTGCAGAGGGAATGGCTTCTATTCGAAACCAACATGTGTACAGAGGATATACACCGACAAAAGATTTTAATTCGTCTTTAGGTGCAAGTGCTTTGGACTCTCAAAAGCTCTTGAACAGTGACAAGGAATATCACGCCTATAAGTCCACTTTCTCTTCAGACCGGGAAGATCTAGGTGGTTCATCTAGGGTTTCACCACATGCTAATGGATATAAACTGAAAACCCGTTCGTATGATTGGGAACCTTCTGTTCCATTTCGACCGTCCTTTTTTATTACTTCTATGAATGTATCATCCCCTGGAGATCTTTATGACCCTCTTCGCGATAGCATTGAGATACCTAATATTGGAGACGGGTCTTTGAAAGCTTCCCTTCTAATTCGAGGGTCATCTATCCAGGCTTCATCACAGTTGCGGACATATGATGATTCTGCTGCAGTTGGGAAACACATGTCCGATCTTAATGATGACAAAAGTTCGGTATCTTCCCATAATAAATTTTATGAAAATGAGCCAAACAGAAGTTCTGTTCCTCGTGGAAAAGATTCTCTTGCAACCAAAACAGAAATAACATCAGGTACTTGTGCGAACTACCAAAATGGTAACATAGATGTGGGACAAAATGCCTTTGGTGTTGAAGATAGGATTGAAACAACGAAAAAACGGACCAAGCATGATGCTAGGCATCACGGTGATGGATCAGAGCACAAAAATAAAAGAGTAGCAAGGGATGATAAAATTCATGAAATGGAGGTTGACTTTCAGACGGATGGCAGTATGCACAAAGAAACAAAGGCGCTGAAAATTTTTCGTGCAGCCCTTGTTGATCTAGCAAAAGAGTTGCTAAAACCATTTTGGCATGAGGGTCGTCTCAGCAAGGAAGCACATATAACAATAGTTAAAAAATCAGTTGACAAGGTTGTTAGCACTTTAGAGCCACACCAAATTCCAACAAATGAAGATTCTGCTCAGCAATATATTTCTTCATGTCGGCCGAAAATTACAAA GGATATGTCAATAAACATGGCAAATCTTGATATGCAAGCCCAAACACCTTCTTTGTACAGTTTCTGA
- the LOC127081864 gene encoding stress response protein NST1 isoform X1, translating into MPVSDSPSVSDDPSLQEEEDDEEGSEEEEEVEEEEDQDQEDEEVEEEEEEVEEVEEEEEEVEEVEEEVKEEVEEEEEEEEEVEEEEEEEETVEVEEEEEEVEEEVEEEEEEVEEEEEEQETVVEKKNEDKDEIPVSLPDENELNKETVEEEEEEEEEEEEEEEEKEEAIEMEEEEKQETVVEEKDKDKNGVPDSLPDTDKHSKDSCQNMELDVKEENLGSVSSVPENPEVIRSSHDMEESNVVLLASGPPHEELTLKQEVSSPPKPSENLISAEDEKNQGLNVDAENSGYLQKKTFGGCSEPVCNSKASLSDVKDIDSRATKSSSNNTVKDVVTGIIPRDDFVENSDGGQNSKEKIKQSETESRVDVKQKPSSRARSPSPSAQITDGNKRRAVICAFFAKGWCIRGSSCSFLHIKDSASNTDQGAEGNLVNAHQKRELKLEKVKENVGVSRTNEGEASPRWHPSHEKEKFPTRDSLFPKKTSNNYFSSNLSSYSSRAEGMASIRNQHVYRGYTPTKDFNSSLGASALDSQKLLNSDKEYHAYKSTFSSDREDLGGSSRVSPHANGYKLKTRSYDWEPSVPFRPSFFITSMNVSSPGDLYDPLRDSIEIPNIGDGSLKASLLIRGSSIQASSQLRTYDDSAAVGKHMSDLNDDKSSVSSHNKFYENEPNRSSVPRGKDSLATKTEITSGTCANYQNGNIDVGQNAFGVEDRIETTKKRTKHDARHHGDGSEHKNKRVARDDKIHEMEVDFQTDGSMHKETKALKIFRAALVDLAKELLKPFWHEGRLSKEAHITIVKKSVDKVVSTLEPHQIPTNEDSAQQYISSCRPKITKDMSINMANLDMQAQTPSLYSF; encoded by the exons ATGCCTGTTTCTGATTCTCCATCTGTGTCAGATGATCCTTCTCTTCAAGAagaggaagatgatgaagaaggctccgaggaagaagaagaagtagAAGAGGAAGAAGATCAAGATCAGGAAGACGAAGAAGttgaagaagaagaggaagaggtcgaagaagttgaagaagaagaggaagaggTCGAAGAAGTTGAAGAGGAGGTGAAGGAAGAAGTTGAAGAAGAagaggaggaggaggaggaagttGAAGAGGAGGAGGAGGAAGAAGAAACAGTAGAGGTGGAAGAggaggaggaagaagttgaagaggaagttgaggaggaggaagaagaagttgaagaagaagaggaagaacAAGAAACAGTAGTAGAGAAGAAAAATGAAGACAAAGATGAGATTCCAGTTTCTCTGCCTGATGAGAATGAGCTTAACAAAG AAACTGTggaagaggaagaggaagaggaagaggaggaggaggaagaagaagaagaaaaagaagaagcaaTAGAGATGGAAGAAGAGGAAAAACAAGAAACTGTAGTAGAGGAGAAAGATAAAGACAAAAATGGGGTTCCGGATTCTCTTCCTGACACGGATAAACATAGCAAAG ATTCATGCCAAAACATGGAGCTTGATGTAAAAGAGGAGAATTTGGGTTCAGTTTCTTCTGTGCCTGAGAATCCTGAAGTAATACGGTCATCACATGATATGGAAGAGAGCAATGTCGTGCTTTTAGCATCTGGTCCGCCGCATGAGGAATTGACATTGAAACAAGAAGTTTCTAGTCCTCCAAAACCAAGTGAAAACTTGATTTCTGCTGAAGATGAGAAAAATCAAGGCTTAAATGTTGATGCTGAAAATTCTGGATATCTTCAGAAGAAAACCTTTGGAGGATGCAGTGAACCAGTTTGCAATAGCAAAGCTTCTTTATCTGATGTTAAGGACATTGATTCTAGGGCCACCAAGTCATCTAGTAATAATACGGTAAAAGACGTGGTTACTGGAATCATACCAAGAGATGATTTTGTCGAGAATTCTGATGGTGGTCAGAACTCTAAGGAGAAAATTAAGCAGTCAGAGACGGAGTCAAGGGTTGATGTGAAACAAAAGCCATCAAG TAGGGCTAGAAGTCCGTCTCCCAGTGCTCAGATTACAGACGGAAACAAAAGACGTGCAGTTATATGTGCTTTTTTCGCTAAAGGTTGGTGCATCAGAGGTAGTTCTTGTAGCTTTCTTCATATAAAAGATAGTGCGAGTAATACCGACCAGGGAGCTGAAGGAAACCTAGTTAATGCACATCAGAAGAGGGAATTGAAATTGGAAAAAG TTAAGGAAAATGTTGGCGTGTCAAGAACG AATGAGGGAGAAGCAAGTCCAAGATGGCATCCATCTCATGAAAAAGAGAAGTTTCCGACGAGGGACAGCTTGTTTCCAAAGAAGACATCAAACAATTATTTCAGCTCAAATCTTTCCTCGTATTCATCCCGTGCAGAGGGAATGGCTTCTATTCGAAACCAACATGTGTACAGAGGATATACACCGACAAAAGATTTTAATTCGTCTTTAGGTGCAAGTGCTTTGGACTCTCAAAAGCTCTTGAACAGTGACAAGGAATATCACGCCTATAAGTCCACTTTCTCTTCAGACCGGGAAGATCTAGGTGGTTCATCTAGGGTTTCACCACATGCTAATGGATATAAACTGAAAACCCGTTCGTATGATTGGGAACCTTCTGTTCCATTTCGACCGTCCTTTTTTATTACTTCTATGAATGTATCATCCCCTGGAGATCTTTATGACCCTCTTCGCGATAGCATTGAGATACCTAATATTGGAGACGGGTCTTTGAAAGCTTCCCTTCTAATTCGAGGGTCATCTATCCAGGCTTCATCACAGTTGCGGACATATGATGATTCTGCTGCAGTTGGGAAACACATGTCCGATCTTAATGATGACAAAAGTTCGGTATCTTCCCATAATAAATTTTATGAAAATGAGCCAAACAGAAGTTCTGTTCCTCGTGGAAAAGATTCTCTTGCAACCAAAACAGAAATAACATCAGGTACTTGTGCGAACTACCAAAATGGTAACATAGATGTGGGACAAAATGCCTTTGGTGTTGAAGATAGGATTGAAACAACGAAAAAACGGACCAAGCATGATGCTAGGCATCACGGTGATGGATCAGAGCACAAAAATAAAAGAGTAGCAAGGGATGATAAAATTCATGAAATGGAGGTTGACTTTCAGACGGATGGCAGTATGCACAAAGAAACAAAGGCGCTGAAAATTTTTCGTGCAGCCCTTGTTGATCTAGCAAAAGAGTTGCTAAAACCATTTTGGCATGAGGGTCGTCTCAGCAAGGAAGCACATATAACAATAGTTAAAAAATCAGTTGACAAGGTTGTTAGCACTTTAGAGCCACACCAAATTCCAACAAATGAAGATTCTGCTCAGCAATATATTTCTTCATGTCGGCCGAAAATTACAAA GGATATGTCAATAAACATGGCAAATCTTGATATGCAAGCCCAAACACCTTCTTTGTACAGTTTCTGA
- the LOC127081864 gene encoding DEK domain-containing chromatin-associated protein 4 isoform X4, whose amino-acid sequence MPVSDSPSVSDDPSLQEEEDDEEGSEEEEEVEEEEDQDQEDEEVEEEEEEVEEVEEEVKEEVEEEEEEEEEVEEEEEEEETVEVEEEEEEVEEEVEEEEEEVEEEEEEQETVVEKKNEDKDEIPVSLPDENELNKETVEEEEEEEEEEEEEEEEKEEAIEMEEEEKQETVVEEKDKDKNGVPDSLPDTDKHSKDSCQNMELDVKEENLGSVSSVPENPEVIRSSHDMEESNVVLLASGPPHEELTLKQEVSSPPKPSENLISAEDEKNQGLNVDAENSGYLQKKTFGGCSEPVCNSKASLSDVKDIDSRATKSSSNNTVKDVVTGIIPRDDFVENSDGGQNSKEKIKQSETESRVDVKQKPSSRARSPSPSAQITDGNKRRAVICAFFAKGWCIRGSSCSFLHIKDSASNTDQGAEGNLVNAHQKRELKLEKVKENVGVSRTNEGEASPRWHPSHEKEKFPTRDSLFPKKTSNNYFSSNLSSYSSRAEGMASIRNQHVYRGYTPTKDFNSSLGASALDSQKLLNSDKEYHAYKSTFSSDREDLGGSSRVSPHANGYKLKTRSYDWEPSVPFRPSFFITSMNVSSPGDLYDPLRDSIEIPNIGDGSLKASLLIRGSSIQASSQLRTYDDSAAVGKHMSDLNDDKSSVSSHNKFYENEPNRSSVPRGKDSLATKTEITSGTCANYQNGNIDVGQNAFGVEDRIETTKKRTKHDARHHGDGSEHKNKRVARDDKIHEMEVDFQTDGSMHKETKALKIFRAALVDLAKELLKPFWHEGRLSKEAHITIVKKSVDKVVSTLEPHQIPTNEDSAQQYISSCRPKITKDMSINMANLDMQAQTPSLYSF is encoded by the exons ATGCCTGTTTCTGATTCTCCATCTGTGTCAGATGATCCTTCTCTTCAAGAagaggaagatgatgaagaaggctccgaggaagaagaagaagtagAAGAGGAAGAAGATCAAGATCAGGAAGACGAAGAAGttgaagaagaagaggaagag gTCGAAGAAGTTGAAGAGGAGGTGAAGGAAGAAGTTGAAGAAGAagaggaggaggaggaggaagttGAAGAGGAGGAGGAGGAAGAAGAAACAGTAGAGGTGGAAGAggaggaggaagaagttgaagaggaagttgaggaggaggaagaagaagttgaagaagaagaggaagaacAAGAAACAGTAGTAGAGAAGAAAAATGAAGACAAAGATGAGATTCCAGTTTCTCTGCCTGATGAGAATGAGCTTAACAAAG AAACTGTggaagaggaagaggaagaggaagaggaggaggaggaagaagaagaagaaaaagaagaagcaaTAGAGATGGAAGAAGAGGAAAAACAAGAAACTGTAGTAGAGGAGAAAGATAAAGACAAAAATGGGGTTCCGGATTCTCTTCCTGACACGGATAAACATAGCAAAG ATTCATGCCAAAACATGGAGCTTGATGTAAAAGAGGAGAATTTGGGTTCAGTTTCTTCTGTGCCTGAGAATCCTGAAGTAATACGGTCATCACATGATATGGAAGAGAGCAATGTCGTGCTTTTAGCATCTGGTCCGCCGCATGAGGAATTGACATTGAAACAAGAAGTTTCTAGTCCTCCAAAACCAAGTGAAAACTTGATTTCTGCTGAAGATGAGAAAAATCAAGGCTTAAATGTTGATGCTGAAAATTCTGGATATCTTCAGAAGAAAACCTTTGGAGGATGCAGTGAACCAGTTTGCAATAGCAAAGCTTCTTTATCTGATGTTAAGGACATTGATTCTAGGGCCACCAAGTCATCTAGTAATAATACGGTAAAAGACGTGGTTACTGGAATCATACCAAGAGATGATTTTGTCGAGAATTCTGATGGTGGTCAGAACTCTAAGGAGAAAATTAAGCAGTCAGAGACGGAGTCAAGGGTTGATGTGAAACAAAAGCCATCAAG TAGGGCTAGAAGTCCGTCTCCCAGTGCTCAGATTACAGACGGAAACAAAAGACGTGCAGTTATATGTGCTTTTTTCGCTAAAGGTTGGTGCATCAGAGGTAGTTCTTGTAGCTTTCTTCATATAAAAGATAGTGCGAGTAATACCGACCAGGGAGCTGAAGGAAACCTAGTTAATGCACATCAGAAGAGGGAATTGAAATTGGAAAAAG TTAAGGAAAATGTTGGCGTGTCAAGAACG AATGAGGGAGAAGCAAGTCCAAGATGGCATCCATCTCATGAAAAAGAGAAGTTTCCGACGAGGGACAGCTTGTTTCCAAAGAAGACATCAAACAATTATTTCAGCTCAAATCTTTCCTCGTATTCATCCCGTGCAGAGGGAATGGCTTCTATTCGAAACCAACATGTGTACAGAGGATATACACCGACAAAAGATTTTAATTCGTCTTTAGGTGCAAGTGCTTTGGACTCTCAAAAGCTCTTGAACAGTGACAAGGAATATCACGCCTATAAGTCCACTTTCTCTTCAGACCGGGAAGATCTAGGTGGTTCATCTAGGGTTTCACCACATGCTAATGGATATAAACTGAAAACCCGTTCGTATGATTGGGAACCTTCTGTTCCATTTCGACCGTCCTTTTTTATTACTTCTATGAATGTATCATCCCCTGGAGATCTTTATGACCCTCTTCGCGATAGCATTGAGATACCTAATATTGGAGACGGGTCTTTGAAAGCTTCCCTTCTAATTCGAGGGTCATCTATCCAGGCTTCATCACAGTTGCGGACATATGATGATTCTGCTGCAGTTGGGAAACACATGTCCGATCTTAATGATGACAAAAGTTCGGTATCTTCCCATAATAAATTTTATGAAAATGAGCCAAACAGAAGTTCTGTTCCTCGTGGAAAAGATTCTCTTGCAACCAAAACAGAAATAACATCAGGTACTTGTGCGAACTACCAAAATGGTAACATAGATGTGGGACAAAATGCCTTTGGTGTTGAAGATAGGATTGAAACAACGAAAAAACGGACCAAGCATGATGCTAGGCATCACGGTGATGGATCAGAGCACAAAAATAAAAGAGTAGCAAGGGATGATAAAATTCATGAAATGGAGGTTGACTTTCAGACGGATGGCAGTATGCACAAAGAAACAAAGGCGCTGAAAATTTTTCGTGCAGCCCTTGTTGATCTAGCAAAAGAGTTGCTAAAACCATTTTGGCATGAGGGTCGTCTCAGCAAGGAAGCACATATAACAATAGTTAAAAAATCAGTTGACAAGGTTGTTAGCACTTTAGAGCCACACCAAATTCCAACAAATGAAGATTCTGCTCAGCAATATATTTCTTCATGTCGGCCGAAAATTACAAA GGATATGTCAATAAACATGGCAAATCTTGATATGCAAGCCCAAACACCTTCTTTGTACAGTTTCTGA
- the LOC127081864 gene encoding uncharacterized protein LOC127081864 isoform X5 produces MPVSDSPSVSDDPSLQEEEDDEEGSEEEEEVEEEEDQDQEDEEVEEEEEEVEEVEEEEEEVEEVEEEVKEEVEEEEEEEEEVEEEEEEEETVEVEEEEEEVEEEVEEEEEEVEEEEEEQETVVEKKNEDKDEIPVSLPDENELNKETVEEEEEEEEEEEEEEEEKEEAIEMEEEEKQETVVEEKDKDKNGVPDSLPDTDKHSKDSCQNMELDVKEENLGSVSSVPENPEVIRSSHDMEESNVVLLASGPPHEELTLKQEVSSPPKPSENLISAEDEKNQGLNVDAENSGYLQKKTFGGCSEPVCNSKASLSDVKDIDSRATKSSSNNTVKDVVTGIIPRDDFVENSDGGQNSKEKIKQSETESRVDVKQKPSRARSPSPSAQITDGNKRRAVICAFFAKGWCIRGSSCSFLHIKDSASNTDQGAEGNLVNAHQKRELKLEKVKENVGVSRTNEGEASPRWHPSHEKEKFPTRDSLFPKKTSNNYFSSNLSSYSSRAEGMASIRNQHVYRGYTPTKDFNSSLGASALDSQKLLNSDKEYHAYKSTFSSDREDLGGSSRVSPHANGYKLKTRSYDWEPSVPFRPSFFITSMNVSSPGDLYDPLRDSIEIPNIGDGSLKASLLIRGSSIQASSQLRTYDDSAAVGKHMSDLNDDKSSVSSHNKFYENEPNRSSVPRGKDSLATKTEITSGTCANYQNGNIDVGQNAFGVEDRIETTKKRTKHDARHHGDGSEHKNKRVARDDKIHEMEVDFQTDGSMHKETKALKIFRAALVDLAKELLKPFWHEGRLSKEAHITIVKKSVDKVVSTLEPHQIPTNEDSAQQYISSCRPKITKLVHGYVNKHGKS; encoded by the exons ATGCCTGTTTCTGATTCTCCATCTGTGTCAGATGATCCTTCTCTTCAAGAagaggaagatgatgaagaaggctccgaggaagaagaagaagtagAAGAGGAAGAAGATCAAGATCAGGAAGACGAAGAAGttgaagaagaagaggaagaggtcgaagaagttgaagaagaagaggaagaggTCGAAGAAGTTGAAGAGGAGGTGAAGGAAGAAGTTGAAGAAGAagaggaggaggaggaggaagttGAAGAGGAGGAGGAGGAAGAAGAAACAGTAGAGGTGGAAGAggaggaggaagaagttgaagaggaagttgaggaggaggaagaagaagttgaagaagaagaggaagaacAAGAAACAGTAGTAGAGAAGAAAAATGAAGACAAAGATGAGATTCCAGTTTCTCTGCCTGATGAGAATGAGCTTAACAAAG AAACTGTggaagaggaagaggaagaggaagaggaggaggaggaagaagaagaagaaaaagaagaagcaaTAGAGATGGAAGAAGAGGAAAAACAAGAAACTGTAGTAGAGGAGAAAGATAAAGACAAAAATGGGGTTCCGGATTCTCTTCCTGACACGGATAAACATAGCAAAG ATTCATGCCAAAACATGGAGCTTGATGTAAAAGAGGAGAATTTGGGTTCAGTTTCTTCTGTGCCTGAGAATCCTGAAGTAATACGGTCATCACATGATATGGAAGAGAGCAATGTCGTGCTTTTAGCATCTGGTCCGCCGCATGAGGAATTGACATTGAAACAAGAAGTTTCTAGTCCTCCAAAACCAAGTGAAAACTTGATTTCTGCTGAAGATGAGAAAAATCAAGGCTTAAATGTTGATGCTGAAAATTCTGGATATCTTCAGAAGAAAACCTTTGGAGGATGCAGTGAACCAGTTTGCAATAGCAAAGCTTCTTTATCTGATGTTAAGGACATTGATTCTAGGGCCACCAAGTCATCTAGTAATAATACGGTAAAAGACGTGGTTACTGGAATCATACCAAGAGATGATTTTGTCGAGAATTCTGATGGTGGTCAGAACTCTAAGGAGAAAATTAAGCAGTCAGAGACGGAGTCAAGGGTTGATGTGAAACAAAAGCCATCAAG GGCTAGAAGTCCGTCTCCCAGTGCTCAGATTACAGACGGAAACAAAAGACGTGCAGTTATATGTGCTTTTTTCGCTAAAGGTTGGTGCATCAGAGGTAGTTCTTGTAGCTTTCTTCATATAAAAGATAGTGCGAGTAATACCGACCAGGGAGCTGAAGGAAACCTAGTTAATGCACATCAGAAGAGGGAATTGAAATTGGAAAAAG TTAAGGAAAATGTTGGCGTGTCAAGAACG AATGAGGGAGAAGCAAGTCCAAGATGGCATCCATCTCATGAAAAAGAGAAGTTTCCGACGAGGGACAGCTTGTTTCCAAAGAAGACATCAAACAATTATTTCAGCTCAAATCTTTCCTCGTATTCATCCCGTGCAGAGGGAATGGCTTCTATTCGAAACCAACATGTGTACAGAGGATATACACCGACAAAAGATTTTAATTCGTCTTTAGGTGCAAGTGCTTTGGACTCTCAAAAGCTCTTGAACAGTGACAAGGAATATCACGCCTATAAGTCCACTTTCTCTTCAGACCGGGAAGATCTAGGTGGTTCATCTAGGGTTTCACCACATGCTAATGGATATAAACTGAAAACCCGTTCGTATGATTGGGAACCTTCTGTTCCATTTCGACCGTCCTTTTTTATTACTTCTATGAATGTATCATCCCCTGGAGATCTTTATGACCCTCTTCGCGATAGCATTGAGATACCTAATATTGGAGACGGGTCTTTGAAAGCTTCCCTTCTAATTCGAGGGTCATCTATCCAGGCTTCATCACAGTTGCGGACATATGATGATTCTGCTGCAGTTGGGAAACACATGTCCGATCTTAATGATGACAAAAGTTCGGTATCTTCCCATAATAAATTTTATGAAAATGAGCCAAACAGAAGTTCTGTTCCTCGTGGAAAAGATTCTCTTGCAACCAAAACAGAAATAACATCAGGTACTTGTGCGAACTACCAAAATGGTAACATAGATGTGGGACAAAATGCCTTTGGTGTTGAAGATAGGATTGAAACAACGAAAAAACGGACCAAGCATGATGCTAGGCATCACGGTGATGGATCAGAGCACAAAAATAAAAGAGTAGCAAGGGATGATAAAATTCATGAAATGGAGGTTGACTTTCAGACGGATGGCAGTATGCACAAAGAAACAAAGGCGCTGAAAATTTTTCGTGCAGCCCTTGTTGATCTAGCAAAAGAGTTGCTAAAACCATTTTGGCATGAGGGTCGTCTCAGCAAGGAAGCACATATAACAATAGTTAAAAAATCAGTTGACAAGGTTGTTAGCACTTTAGAGCCACACCAAATTCCAACAAATGAAGATTCTGCTCAGCAATATATTTCTTCATGTCGGCCGAAAATTACAAAGTTAGTCCAT GGATATGTCAATAAACATGGCAAATCTTGA